One genomic window of Solanum stenotomum isolate F172 chromosome 9, ASM1918654v1, whole genome shotgun sequence includes the following:
- the LOC125875742 gene encoding uncharacterized protein LOC125875742 isoform X2, which yields MAVILKNHCLLSTVLFLCCFCSWRQIIGYESLFHPKDILPLLPRQVSWPIVNSLHSAVDLLPAFMGAASIEGNNTLEWKGACFFKNIAWLELHNKSKSQFGGGTLHIKVSNAHSWTCLDLYIFATPYRVTWDYYFLSREHTLEIKEWKSEAELEYVKNRGVSIFLLQAGMLGTLSAIWNAFPLFVNNGWGEKSNIDFLEKHMGASFEERPQPWVTNLTTDDIHSGDFLAISKIRGTWGAFETLEKWATGSYAGHTAVCLRDAEGKLWVGESGNNNEKGEDVIAILPWDEWWEFELTKDNTNPHIAVLPLHPDLRAKFNETAAWEYARSMAGKSYGYHNLIFSWIDTIDGNYPPPVDAHLVASVMTVWNQIAPEYGSNLWNEALNKRLGTQNLSLPDILVEVEKRGSSFAKLLSIPEQDDWVYSDGKSASCVAFILEMYKEGGLFGELANSIQVTEFTIRDAYTLNLFENNSSRLPKWCNADDTVKLPYCQIRGKYRMELPGYNSMDLYPHMNERCPSMPPKYYRPQGC from the exons ATGGCTGTAATCTTGAAAAATCACTGCTTGTTAAGCACTGTATTGTTCCTCTGTTGTTTCTGTTCATGGCGGCAGATAATTGGGTATGAATCACTATTTCATCCAAAAGATATTCTGCCTCTGTTACCAAGACAGGTATCTTGGCCTATTGTCAATTCTCTTCACAGTGCTGTGGACCTGTTGCCTGCTTTTATGGGTGCTGCTTCAATTGAAGGGAATAATACATTGGAGTGGAAAGGTGCTTGCTTTTTCAAGAATATTGCTTGGTTGGAGCTTCACAACAAATCTAAAAGTCAATTTGGTGGTGGTACCCTTCATATCAAG GTGAGCAATGCACACAGTTGGACATGTTTGGACCTCTACATCTTTGCAACCCCATATCGTGTAACATGGGATTACTACTTTTTGTCTCGTGAACATACCCTTGAAATCAAAGAGTGGAAGTCTGAAGCTGAGTTAGAATAT GTAAAAAATAGAGGGGTGTCCATTTTCCTATTGCAAGCAGGAATGTTAGGAACCCTTTCAGCAATATGGAATGCTTTCCCCTTGTTCGTCAATAATGGATGGGGCGAGAAgtcaaatattgattttctAGAGAAACATATGGGTGCTTCATTTGAAGAACGTCCACAGCCGTGGGTCACAAACCTTACAACTGATGACATTCATTCTGGAGATTTTCTTGCTATATCAAAAATTAGAGGTACCTGGGGCGCTTTTGAGACTTTAGAGAAATGGGCAACAGGTTCTTATGCAGGCCATACTGCTGTTTGCTTGAGAGACGCTGAAGGAAAACTATGGGTTGGCGAATCTGGAAATAATAATGAGAAG GGAGAAGATGTGATTGCTATATTACCATGGGATGAATGGTGGGAGTTTGAGCTGACAAAAGACAACACCAATCCACATATTGCAGTGCTGCCTTTGCACCCTGATCTCCGAGCCAAGTTTAACGAGACTGCTGCTTGGGAATATGCACGAAGCATGGCAGGAAAATCTTATGGTTACCACAACCTAATATTTAGCTGGATAGACACAATTGATGGAAATTACCCACCACCCGTGGATGCTCATCTG GTGGCTTCTGTCATGACTGTTTGGAACCAAATAGCGCCTGAATATGGTTCTAACTTGTGGAACGAAGCCTTAAACAAACGACTCGGAACTcag AACCTTAGTCTTCCCGATATACTTGTTGAAGTTGAAAAACGTGGATCCTCTTTCGCCAAATTGTTGTCTATTCCAGAGCAAGATGATTGGGTTTATAGCGATGGCAAGTCAGCATCATGTGttgctttcattcttgaaatGTACAAGGAAGGAGGACTATTTGGTGAACTTGCAAACTCAATTCAGGTTACAGAATTCACG ATAAGAGATGCTTATACTCTCAACCTTTTTGAAAACAATTCAAGCCGGTTGCCAAAATGGTGCAATGCCGATGACACTGTGAAGCTTCCTTACTGTCAAATTCGAGGAAAGTACCGTATGGAACTACCTGGATACAACAGTATGGATCTGTATCCCCATATGAACGAAAGATGTCCATCTATGCCTCCAAAATACTACAGACCTCAAGGTTGTTGA
- the LOC125876475 gene encoding fatty acid desaturase 4, chloroplastic, giving the protein MSSILPQNHAIRSSQQRALDKIGTIQRRSSTNRAKNTSRHVLLPARVYCISSSSSSSSNIATITTKPPPVSEPLTYDPLTPITKIKTSNTRSVLNDSSLKSTWAHRAWMASGCTTVLIPIARSAAGALDSHMWAGPLIAGCIGYILSDLASGIYHWGIDNYGSAKTPVFGAQIEAFQGHHKWPWTITRREFSNNLHSLARVVTFTVLPIDLFCKDPTTLAFVGVCSGCIMFSQQFHSWAHGTKSKLPSMVLALQDAGILVSREQHAAHHRVPYNNNYCIVSGIWNAILDESKFFELLEMIFFFKFGVRPRSWSEPNSEWIEETEIQSIPASH; this is encoded by the coding sequence ATGTCTTCCATTCTACCTCAAAACCATGCCATTAGATCCTCACAACAACGAGCCCTAGATAAAATTGGAACGATACAGAGAAGATCCAGTACAAATCGAGCTAAGAACACCTCCCGCCATGTTCTCCTACCTGCACGAGTCTATTGTatctcttcctcctcctcttcctcgtCCAACATTGCCACAATCACCACCAAACCACCGCCCGTCTCAGAACCACTAACTTATGACCCACTCACTCCCATCACAAAAATCAAGACTAGTAATACGAGAAGTGTACTAAATGACTCGAGTTTAAAATCCACATGGGCTCATCGAGCCTGGATGGCAAGTGGGTGCACCACCGTGCTAATTCCCATAGCACGGTCTGCAGCAGGGGCACTCGACTCACATATGTGGGCCGGGCCCCTTATAGCAGGCTGCATTGGCTACATCCTATCGGACTTAGCTTCCGGAATTTACCATTGGGGAATTGACAATTACGGCAGCGCCAAAACCCCTGTTTTCGGAGCCCAAATTGAAGCATTTCAAGGTCACCATAAATGGCCATGGACAATCACCCGACGCGAATTCTCTAACAATCTCCATTCCTTAGCACGCGTAGTGACATTCACTGTCCTCCCAATCGATCTCTTCTGCAAAGATCCAACTACTCTGGCATTCGTTGGGGTTTGTTCAGGTTGCATTATGTTCAGCCAACAGTTCCATTCATGGGCTCATGGCACGAAAAGTAAGTTGCCTTCAATGGTGTTAGCATTACAAGACGCTGGAATACTCGTATCGAGGGAACAACACGCTGCCCATCATCGCGTTCCATATAACAACAATTACTGCATTGTTAGTGGAATATGGAACGCGATTTTGGATGAATCGAAGTTTTTTGAGCTGCTGGAgatgattttcttctttaaattcGGAGTCCGGCCTAGATCATGGAGTGAACCAAATTCAGAATGGATTGAAGAAACTGAAATACAATCAATTCCTGCTTCACATTGA
- the LOC125876605 gene encoding uncharacterized protein LOC125876605: MMDSSEFGIMEEREEVMVSSVDEEVKPIFRVAHFLKPTTKKLPFLPSRLKISCSSLKVQFRGGFSYMKGWSKWVDELKPLHQEIWKKAGIFEGIIASTFKIYRHSDLILALAERWCLETNTFILPWGEATITLEDMVVLGGFSVLGHSVLKPVKTKDSVDIEKALCEVHKDIRARKTNVGHHAWMEHFAGRGDHLEHVAFLTLWLSRYVLPARSCLFVDRALFPIAIYLSQGIPIVLAPAVLASIYRDMSLLKQLIVSSAKNHAPSDSRCIEDELNPNLRAPFQFVQLWAWERFTNLQPKPSSIIYSGEPRVARWHKVKKLNHVDPRSGIDSAAECFLWRPYAVDIVKNWDISRFYKERDEYVVVGPNMGREIMAFARLVRASELVGMDCVEQYNPHRVSMQFGYDQDVPGCVNHASDHIPKIAWTNYNRPIKDVKLYIPSRFIESDVSRRYLEWWKNQNVAPEVAVQHEKMNAIVCCGFLQKCEMIVVESSSDDDDNIPISVSLRKRKLMKKEITVPGNNQELFLNMQSQSSSALNDGTAKARETLVESKPISAKFEASNGKSDEDGDGPYVVKEMVPLESKNNNDKGGCKLNLPDGIELASDGPNAGLLSTNPAKTLQMSEASVVTPKVTATSTNITEGNMAMGNINNHEKGSSRFEMIDILKLEMRIRNLENINAGKVPIFRTK; encoded by the coding sequence aTGATGGATTCTTCAGAATTTGGAATCATGGAGGAAAGAGAGGAGGTTATGGTTTCATCTGTTGATGAAGAAGTAAAACCCATTTTTAGAGTAGCTCATTTTCTTAAACCAACAACCAAAAAACTCCCTTTTCTCCCTTCAAGACTCAAAATTTCTTGTTCATCACTAAAAGTTCAGTTTAGGGGTggtttttcatatatgaagggATGGTCTAAATGGGTTGATGAGTTAAAGCCTTTACACCAAGAGATATGGAAGAAAGCTGGAATCTTTGAAGGTATTATAGCTTCAACATTTAAGATTTATAGGCATAGTGATTTGATTCTTGCTTTAGCTGAGAGATGGTGTTTGGAGACTAATACATTCATTTTACCATGGGGAGAAGCAACTATTACTTTGGAAGATATGGTGGTTTTAGGTGGTTTCTCTGTTTTAGGACACTCTGTGTTGAAACCTGTTAAGACCAAAGATTCTGTTGACATTGAAAAAGCTCTTTGTGAGGTTCATAAAGATATTAGAGCGCGTAAAACGAATGTTGGTCACCATGCTTGGATGGAGCATTTTGCTGGAAGAGGTGACCATTTGGAGCATGTTGCATTTTTGACCCTTTGGTTGTCAAGGTATGTGCTTCCTGCTAGAAGTTGTCTGTTTGTGGACAGAGCTCTTTTCCCTATTGCAATTTATCTTTCTCAAGGAATTCCAATAGTACTTGCCCCTGCTGTTTTAGCTAGTATTTATAGAGATATGAGCTTGCTTAAACAGTTGATTGTATCTTCAgctaagaaccatgcgccaagtGATTCTAGATGTATAGAAGATGAGTTGAATCCGAACCTTCGGGCTCCTTTTCAGTTTGTTCAGCTATGGGCTTGGGAGAGATTTACAAATTTGCAGCCTAAGCCTAGTAGTATCATTTACTCTGGGGAGCCAAGAGTAGCTAGATGGCATAAGGTGAAAAAACTAAATCATGTGGATCCTAGGAGTGGAATAGATTCCGCTGCTGAATGTTTTCTGTGGCGTCCTTATGCTGTTGATATTGTGAAGAATTGGGATATCAGCAGATTTTACAAGGAGAGGGATGAATATGTGGTGGTTGGACCAAATATGGGAAGAGAAATCATGGCTTTTGCTCGACTTGTTCGAGCTTCTGAACTAGTTGGAATGGATTGTGTTGAACAGTATAATCCACATAGAGTATCAATGCAATTTGGATATGATCAAGATGTGCCCGGTTGTGTGAATCATGCTAGTGATCATATCCCGAAAATTGCTTGGACTAATTATAACAGACCAATTAAAGATGTCAAGCTCTATATACCTTCTAGGTTCATCGAGTCAGATGTCAGCAGACGATACTTGGAATGGTGGAAGAACCAAAATGTTGCACCTGAGGTTGCAGTTCAGCACGAAAAGATGAATGCCATTGTATGTTGTGGTTTTTTGCAGAAATGTGAAATGATAGTTGTAGAATCATCATCAGATGATGACGATAATATTCCAATTTCTGTATCTTTACGCAAGAGGAAACTcatgaagaaagaaattactgtACCTGGTAATAATCAAGAACTCTTCCTTAACATGCAAAGTCAATCTTCTTCAGCTTTGAATGATGGGACTGCCAAAGCAAGGGAGACTCTAGTGGAATCGAAACCAATAAGCGCCAAATTTGAGGCTTCAAATGGGAAGTCGGATGAAGATGGAGATGGGCCATATGTAGTTAAGGAAATGGTGCCACTAGAAAGCAAGAATAACAATGACAAAGGTGGCTGCAAGCTCAACTTGCCTGATGGTATTGAACTTGCAAGTGACGGCCCAAATGCAGGACTTTTGAGTACTAATCCTGCTAAAACATTGCAAATGAGCGAAGCTTCAGTGGTAACACCGAAGGTAACAGCAACGAGTACCAACATAACTGAAGGAAATATGGCGATGGGAAACATTAACAACCATGAGAAAGGGAGCAGTAGATTTGAAATGATCGATATTCTGAAACTTGAGATGAGGATTAGAAACCTTGAAAACATCAATGCTGGAAAGGTTCCAATATTCAGGACAAAGTGA